From a single Brassica napus cultivar Da-Ae chromosome C9, Da-Ae, whole genome shotgun sequence genomic region:
- the LOC125592988 gene encoding uncharacterized protein LOC125592988, whose product MANNSSRTTIVFIVVALVCAFVPAFSVEEAEAKSLWDTCLLKISPKCALDIIGVVFENLTITDACCHDLVQEGKMCHDTLIKYIAEKPHLVAHETEYLTKSDALWTHCVSISQTA is encoded by the coding sequence ATGGCTAACAATTCCTCCCGAACTACTATCGTATTCATTGTTGTTGCTTTGGTTTGTGCATTCGTTCCTGCATTCTCTGTAGAAGAAGCTGAAGCAAAATCACTATGGGATACATGTCTTCTTAAAATCAGTCCAAAATGTGCGTTGGATATAATTGGTGTTGTCTTTGAAAATTTAACCATCACTGATGCATGCTGTCATGATCTTGTTCAAGAAGGAAAAATGTGTCACGATACTCTTATCAAATATATTGCTGAGAAGCCACACTTAGTTGCCCACGAAACAGAGTATTTGACGAAAAGTGATGCTTTGTGGACTCATTGTGTTTCAATATCGCAAACTgcttaa
- the LOC106374897 gene encoding uncharacterized protein LOC106374897, translated as MRQNFILKYQIQTFYYIILITFATYFDSIGKMAHTSSRTTIVFIVVALVCAFVPAFSVEEAEAKSLWDTCLLKISPKCALDIIGVVFENLTITDACCHDLVQEGKMCHDTLIKYIAEKPHLVAHETEYLTKSDALWTHCVSISQTA; from the coding sequence ATGAGACAAAATTTCATTCTAAAATACCAGATACAAACATTttactatattatattaataacattTGCCACTTATTTTGACAGTATTGGCAAAATGGCTCACACTTCCTCCCGAACTACTATCGTATTCATTGTTGTTGCTTTGGTTTGTGCATTCGTTCCTGCATTCTCTGTAGAAGAAGCTGAAGCAAAATCACTATGGGATACATGTCTTCTTAAAATCAGTCCAAAATGTGCGTTGGATATAATTGGTGTTGTCTTTGAAAATTTAACCATCACTGATGCATGCTGTCATGATCTTGTTCAAGAAGGAAAAATGTGTCACGATACTCTTATCAAATATATTGCTGAGAAGCCACACTTAGTTGCCCACGAAACAGAGTATTTGACGAAAAGTGATGCTTTGTGGACTCATTGTGTCTCAATTTCGCAAACTgcttaa
- the LOC125593192 gene encoding uncharacterized protein LOC125593192: MAHTSSRTTIVFIVVALVCAFVPAFSVEEAEAKSLWDTCLLKISPKCALDIIGVVFENLTITDACCHDLVQEGKMCHDTLIKYIAEKPHLVAHETEYLTKSDALWTHCVSISQTA, translated from the coding sequence ATGGCTCACACTTCCTCCCGAACTACTATCGTATTCATTGTTGTTGCTTTGGTTTGTGCATTCGTTCCTGCATTCTCTGTTGAAGAAGCTGAAGCAAAATCACTATGGGATACATGTCTTCTTAAAATCAGTCCAAAATGTGCGTTGGATATAATTGGTGTTGTCTTTGAAAATTTAACCATCACTGATGCATGCTGTCATGATCTTGTTCAAGAAGGAAAAATGTGTCACGATACTCTTATCAAATATATTGCTGAGAAGCCACACTTAGTTGCCCACGAAACAGAGTATTTGACGAAAAGTGATGCTTTGTGGACTCATTGTGTCTCAATATCGCAAACTgcttaa
- the LOC125592989 gene encoding uncharacterized protein LOC125592989 translates to MAHTSSRTTIVFIVVALVCAFVPAFSVEEAEAKSLWDTCLLKISPKCALDIIGVVFENLTITDACCHDLVQEGKMCHDTLIKYIAEKPHLVAHETEYLTKSDALWTHCVSISQTA, encoded by the coding sequence ATGGCTCACACTTCCTCCCGAACTACTATCGTATTCATTGTTGTTGCTTTGGTTTGTGCATTCGTTCCTGCATTCTCTGTTGAAGAAGCTGAAGCAAAATCACTATGGGATACATGTCTTCTTAAAATCAGTCCAAAATGTGCGTTGGATATAATTGGTGTTGTCTTTGAAAATTTAACCATCACTGATGCATGCTGTCATGATCTTGTTCAAGAAGGAAAAATGTGTCACGATACTCTTATCAAATATATTGCTGAGAAGCCACACTTAGTTGCCCACGAAACAGAGTATTTGACGAAAAGTGATGCTTTGTGGACTCATTGTGTCTCAATTTCGCAAACTgcttaa
- the LOC111209876 gene encoding uncharacterized protein LOC111209876, whose translation MAHTSSRTTIVFIVVALVCAFVPAFSVEEAEAKSLWDTCLLKISPKCALDIIGVVFENLTITDACCHDLVQEGKMCHDTLIKYIAEKPHLVAHETEYLTKSDALWTHCVSISQTA comes from the coding sequence ATGGCTCACACTTCCTCCCGAACTACTATCGTATTCATTGTTGTTGCTTTGGTTTGTGCATTCGTTCCTGCATTCTCTGTAGAAGAAGCTGAAGCAAAATCACTATGGGATACATGTCTTCTTAAAATCAGTCCAAAATGTGCGTTGGATATAATTGGTGTTGTCTTTGAAAATTTAACCATCACTGATGCATGCTGTCATGATCTTGTTCAAGAAGGAAAAATGTGTCACGATACTCTTATCAAATATATTGCTGAGAAGCCACACTTAGTTGCCCACGAAACAGAGTATTTGACGAAAAGTGATGCTTTGTGGACTCATTGTGTCTCAATTTCGCAAACTgcttaa
- the LOC106374895 gene encoding uncharacterized protein LOC106374895, protein MAHTSSRTTIVFIVVALVCAFVPAFSVEEAEAKSLWDTCLLKISPKCALDIIGVVFENLTITDACCHDLVQEGKMCHDTLIKYIAEKPHLVAHETEYLTKSDALWTHCVSISQTA, encoded by the coding sequence ATGGCTCACACTTCCTCCCGAACTACTATCGTATTCATTGTTGTTGCTTTGGTTTGTGCATTCGTTCCTGCATTCTCTGTAGAAGAAGCTGAAGCAAAATCACTATGGGATACATGTCTTCTTAAAATCAGTCCAAAATGTGCGTTGGATATAATTGGTGTTGTCTTTGAAAATTTAACCATCACTGATGCATGCTGTCATGATCTTGTTCAAGAAGGAAAAATGTGTCACGATACTCTTATCAAATATATTGCTGAGAAGCCACACTTAGTTGCCCACGAAACAGAGTATTTGACGAAAAGTGATGCTTTGTGGACTCATTGTGTCTCAATATCGCAAACTgcttaa